One stretch of Ipomoea triloba cultivar NCNSP0323 chromosome 8, ASM357664v1 DNA includes these proteins:
- the LOC116027853 gene encoding NEDD8-conjugating enzyme Ubc12, translating into MIKLFKVKEKQRELAENANGKPPVKKQSAGELRLHKDISELNLPKTCSISFPNGKDDLMNFEVTIKPDEGYYLGGTFVFSFHISPIYPHEAPKVKCKTKVYHPNIDLEGNVCLNILREDWKPVLNINTIIYGLYHLFTEPNHEDPLNPDAAAVLRDNPKLFESNVRRAMAGGYVGQTFFPRCV; encoded by the exons ATGATTAAGTTATTTAAAGTTAAGGAAAAGCAACGGGAGCTTGCTGAAAATGCAAATGGGAAGCCACCAGTGAAGAAGCAAAGTGCAGGAGAATTGCGTCTTCATAAAG ATATAAGTGAGTTAAATCTACCAAAAACATGTAGTATATCATTCCCTAATGGCAAAGATGATCTAATGAACTTTGAAGTTACCATTAAGCCCGATGAAGGATACTACTT AGGTGGCACATTCGTATTCTCTTTCCATATTTCTCCTATATATCCTCATGAAGCACCAAAGGTTAAATGCAAGACGAAG GTTTACCACCCAAATATTGACTTGGAGGGAAATGTCTGTCTTAACATTCTTCGAGAAGACTGGAAACCTGTGTTGAACATTAACACGATAATATATGGCCTGTATCATCTCTTCACG GAACCCAATCACGAGGATCCTCTCAATCCAGACGCTGCTGCTGTGTTGAGGGACAACCCAAAGTTGTTCGAGTCCAATGTGAGAAGGGCGATGGCAGGAGGATACGTGGGACAGACATTCTTTCCTCGGTGCGTATAG
- the LOC116027679 gene encoding pathogenesis-related protein 5-like has protein sequence MASLPNSSLFLVVAVLIMLGITNVWAGVFTLHNGCTHTVWPGTLSGKGGASGFALSPGESRQLQFSRGWSGRFWASTGCNFDASGNGRCVTGDCGGLRCAGGGVTPTTLAEFTIANRSADNDFYDVSLVDGYNVDLGIQPSGGSGDCQYAGCVADLNSNCPQPLQVTDSGSVVACKSACARFNTPEYCCTGDHNTSATCPPTQYSQIFKKACPKAYSYAYDDVTSTFTCAGSDYLITFCPSS, from the exons ATGGCTTCCCTACCAAATTCTTCCCTTTTTCTCGTCGTCGCCGTCCTCATCATGTTAG GGATTACGAATGTTTGGGCCGGCGTTTTCACGCTGCACAACGGTTGCACGCATACGGTGTGGCCCGGAACACTTTCCGGCAAAGGCGGAGCCAGCGGCTTCGCATTGTCCCCCGGAGAAAGCAGACAGCTTCAATTTTCGAGGGGCTGGTCGGGCCGGTTCTGGGCAAGTACGGGCTGCAATTTCGACGCCAGCGGTAACGGCAGGTGCGTCACCGGCGACTGCGGCGGGCTCAGGTGCGCCGGCGGCGGCGTAACTCCCACGACTCTAGCCGAGTTCACCATCGCCAACCGGAGCGCCGACAACGACTTCTACGACGTCAGCCTCGTCGACGGCTACAACGTCGACCTCGGCATCCAGCCTTCCGGCGGCTCCGGCGACTGCCAGTACGCCGGCTGCGTCGCCGACCTCAATTCCAACTGCCCCCAGCCCCTCCAGGTCACCGATTCCGGCTCCGTCGTCGCCTGCAAGAGCGCCTGCGCCCGGTTCAACACCCCGGAATATTGTTGCACCGGCGACCACAACACGTCGGCAACATGCCCGCCGACTCAGTATTCCCAGATTTTCAAGAAAGCATGCCCTAAGGCGTACAGTTACGCGTACGATGATGTTACCAGCACTTTCACCTGCGCCGGCTCCGATTATTTGATCACCTTCTGTCCAAGCAGCTGA
- the LOC116027322 gene encoding protein BRASSINAZOLE-RESISTANT 1-like, protein MMWEPGGSAGSLSEAAGGAGGGEMGAGSGSGRRKPSWRERENNRRRERRRRAIAAKIYTGLRAQGNYNLPKHCDNNEVLKALCAEAGWIVEPDGTTYRKGGRPTPMEIGGTSTNITPGSSRNPSPPSSYFASPIPSYQPSPMSSSCPSPTHGDATNVSPHPFAFLRNAIPCSLPPLRISNSAPVTPPLSSPTRVPKPTFNLESLTKESMSALNIPLFASCPTSPTRGPRFPATIPECDESETSTVDSDQWMSLQKCGPNAVPTSPTFNLVKPVAQRIPPNSMMFNKGKSIDFGFENVAMKAWEGERAHEVGLDDLELKLGSGSTRI, encoded by the exons ATGATGTGGGAGCCGGGAGGATCAGCGGGATCATTGTCAGAAGCTGCCGGCGGAGCGGGAGGGGGAGAGATGGGAGCCGGCTCGGGGAGCGGGAGGAGGAAGCCGTCGTGGAGGGAGAGGGAGAACAACAGGAGGAGAGAGAGGAGGAGGCGAGCCATAGCGGCGAAGATATACACAGGGTTGAGAGCTCAGGGGAACTACAATCTCCCCAAGCACTGTGACAACAACGAGGTTCTCAAGGCCCTGTGTGCTGAGGCTGGCTGGATCGTCGAGCCCGATGGCACCACCTATCGCAAG GGAGGCAGGCCAACCCCAATGGAGATTGGAGGCACTTCAACCAACATCACCCCAGGCTCTTCCAGGAATCCCAGCCCGCCGTCTTCATACTTTGCTAGTCCTATTCCGTCTTACCAACCCAGCCCGATGTCGTCCTCTTGTCCGAGTCCAACACATGGTGATGCCACCAATGTGTCACCGCATCCTTTTGCTTTTCTCCGTAATGCAATCCCTTGCTCCCTCCCTCCCCTGCGAATATCAAACAGTGCTCCTGTAACGCCACCTCTGTCTTCACCGACCAGAGTTCCTAAGCCAACTTTCAATCTGGAGAGTTTGACCAAAGAGTCCATGTCTGCCCTGAACATTCCTCTCTTCGCTTCTTGCCCCACCAGTCCAACTCGCGGCCCTCGCTTCCCTGCTACTATTCCAGAATGCGACGAGTCAGAAACATCCACTGTTGATTCAGACCAGTGGATGAGCTTACAGAAGTGTGGCCCTAATGCAGTTCCTACTTCCCCTACTTTCAATCTCGTGAAACCAGTTGCTCAGCGGATTCCTCCTAACAGCATGATGTTCAATAAGGGTAAAAGCATCGATTTTGGGTTTGAGAATGTGGCAATGAAGGCATGGGAAGGGGAAAGAGCCCACGAGGTTGGGTTGGACGATCTGGAGCTCAAACTTGGAAGCGGCAGTACTCGTATATGA
- the LOC116026807 gene encoding pathogenesis-related protein 5-like, which produces MLMASLPNSSVFLIVTVLITLGITNVSAGSFTLHNGCTHTVWPGTLSGNGGALLGEGGFALSPGESRQLQAPAGWSGRFWARTGCNFDANGNGKCVTGDCGGLKCAGGGVPPVTLAEFTIANGNADKDFYDVSLVDGYNVDLGINPSGGSGDCQYAGCVADLNTNCPQVLQVTDSGSVVACKSACAQFNTPEYCCTGDHNTPATCSPTQYSQIFKNACPKAYSYAYDDASSTFTCAGSDYLITFCPSS; this is translated from the exons ATGCTAATGGCTTCCCTACCAAATTCTTCCGTTTTTCTCATCGTCACCGTTCTCATCACGTTAG GAATTACGAATGTTTCCGCCGGATCTTTCACGCTGCACAACGGCTGCACGCACACGGTCTGGCCCGGAACACTTTCCGGCAACGGCGGAGCCCTTCTCGGCGAGGGCGGCTTCGCTTTGTCCCCGGGCGAAAGCAGACAGCTTCAAGCTCCGGCTGGATGGTCGGGCCGGTTCTGGGCAAGGACGGGCTGTAACTTCGACGCTAACGGTAACGGCAAGTGCGTCACCGGCGACTGCGGCGGCCTCAAGTGCGCCGGCGGCGGCGTGCCTCCGGTGACGCTAGCCGAGTTCACCATCGCCAACGGAAACGCCGACAAGGATTTCTACGACGTCAGCCTCGTCGACGGCTACAACGTCGACCTCGGCATCAACCCCTCCGGCGGCTCCGGCGACTGCCAGTACGCCGGCTGCGTCGCCGATCTCAATACCAACTGCCCGCAGGTCCTCCAGGTCACCGATTCCGGCTCCGTCGTCGCCTGCAAGAGCGCCTGCGCCCAGTTTAATACCCCGGAATATTGTTGCACCGGCGACCACAACACGCCGGCGACATGCTCGCCGACTCAGTATTCCCAGATTTTCAAGAACGCGTGCCCTAAGGCGTACAGTTACGCGTACGATGATGCTTCCAGCACTTTCACCTGCGCCGGCTCCGATTACTTGATCACCTTCTGTCCAAGCAGCTGA
- the LOC116026573 gene encoding geranylgeranyl pyrophosphate synthase, chloroplastic-like, whose product MRSMNLVNSWARITAPPHECFAGGFVGNPVKPKRFLKFRRRPVSGFAVSAVLLKQEEGLMVSVDGSFDFTAYMTEKACAVNKALDEAVSVKNPTTIHEAMRYSLLAGGKRVRPMLCIAACELVGGEQTDAMAAACAVEMIHTMSLIHDDLPCMDNDDLRRGKPTNHKVFGEDVALLAGDALLSFAFEFLSTTAGAGASPSRILLAVGELAKSIGTEGLVAGQVVDIQCTGKPNVDLDELEFIHVHKTAALLEAAVVLGAILGGGTHEEVEKLRKFARCIGLLFQVVDDILDVTKSSEELGKTAGKDLVADKMTYPKLLGLEKAREFAEKLNAEAKEQLVEFDQQKAAPLIALADYIAYRQN is encoded by the exons ATGAGGTCGATGAATCTTGTGAATTCTTGGGCCCGGATAACCGCCCCACCGCACGAGTGCTTCGCCGGCGGATTTGTGGGTAATCCGGTGAAACCCAAGAGGTTCTTGAAATTCCGGCGAAGGCCCGTTTCCGGTTTTGCTGTCTCGGCGGTTCTGTTGAAGCAGGAAGAGGGTTTAATGGTTAGTGTGGATGGGAGCTTTGATTTCACGGCGTATATGACGGAAAAGGCCTGCGCCGTGAATAAGGCGCTCGATGAGGCGGTTTCCGTCAAGAACCCTACGACCATCCACGAGGCAATGAG GTACTCGTTGTTGGCCGGCGGGAAGAGGGTGAGGCCCATGCTATGTATCGCCGCTTGTGAGCTCGTCGGCGGGGAGCAGACCGACGCCATGGCCGCCGCTTGCGCGGTGGAGATGATCCACACGATGTCCCTCATCCACGACGATTTGCCCTGTATGGACAACGACGATCTTCGCCGCGGCAAGCCCACCAACCACAAGGTCTTCGGCGAGGACGTGGCGTTGCTCGCCGGCGACGCGCTTCTCTCCTTCGCCTTCGAGTTCTTATCCACCACCGCCGGCGCCGGAGCCTCACCGTCCAGAATCCTCCTCGCCGTCGGCGAGCTCGCGAAATCAATCGGAACCGAAGGCCTCGTCGCCGGGCAAGTCGTCGATATCCAGTGCACCGGAAAGCCCAACGTCGACCTCGACGAGCTCGAATTCATCCACGTTCACAAAACCGCCGCCCTGCTCGAAGCCGCCGTCGTTCTCGGCGCCATTCTCGGCGGCGGGACCCACGAAGAGGTGGAGAAACTGAGAAAATTCGCACGGTGCATCGGCCTGCTATTCCAGGTGGTGGATGACATCCTCGACGTCACGAAATCTTCTGAAGAGCTCGGAAAAACCGCCGGAAAAGATCTCGTCGCCGATAAGATGACGTACCCGAAGCTTCTGGGATTGGAAAAAGCGAGGGAATTTGCAGAGAAGTTGAACGCAGAGGCTAAAGAACAGCTCGTTGAGTTCGATCAGCAAAAGGCAGCGCCTTTGATTGCTTTAGCAGATTACATAGCTTATAGAcagaattaa
- the LOC116027578 gene encoding probable carboxylesterase 18, with the protein MSSSDVQVEASKDVWFRLSVPNVDKHEEQQSLPLIVYFHGGRFTSLSPDLKACFLAGDNTDRNIAHHITVRALNFVTDCETLNLAGQLSLQPFFCGEERTELELRLRKATMLTLEGTDRMWRTFCRTDLT; encoded by the exons ATGTCCTCCTCTGACGTCCAAGTTGAAGCCTCTAAAGATGTCTGGTTTCGCCTCTCTGTTCCCAACGTTGACAAACACGAGGAACAACAATCGTTGCCCCTGATTGTGTACTTCCATGGCGGCAGATTCACCTCTCTCAGTCCAGATTTGAAGGC ATGCTTCCTCGCCGGAGACAACACCGACAGAAACATCGCGCACCACATAACCGTCAGAGCACTGAATTTCGTCACCGACTGCGAGACTCTGAACCTAGCCGGACAACTGTCACTACAGCCGTTCTTCTGCGGCGAAGAGCGGACGGAGTTGGAGCTCCGGCTGAGGAAAGCTACGATGCTTACTCTGGAAGGTACGGATAGGATGTGGAGGACTTTTTGCCGGACGGATCTAACATGA